The following are encoded together in the Ranitomeya imitator isolate aRanImi1 chromosome 4, aRanImi1.pri, whole genome shotgun sequence genome:
- the ALG10 gene encoding dol-P-Glc:Glc(2)Man(9)GlcNAc(2)-PP-Dol alpha-1,2-glucosyltransferase: MDKLEGYYFSALFSGCFLLSSVLFSKVTREQRDPYMDEIFHIPQAQQYCQGRFHQWDPMITTLPGLYLTSVGIVKPAAWLFGWSGSVVCSSGMLRFINLLFSLGNLYMFYLILCRIHTKVPASRRILCTLTLYLFPTLYFFTFLYYTDPGSTFFVLFTYIMCLYGNHKSAALLGFCALCFRQTNIIWIAFCAGNIIAEKVMEAWRTQLKKNDEKPSSKKSSLETVEAFKFLLHYLLSPQNVLTLVLLTWPYILLVLCFLGFMVVNGGIVVGDRSNHEACLHFPQLFYFFSFTLVFSFPIFTSIHKITAFVKSVCRHPLLYGSLACISVFLIWRFTYVHQYLLADNRHYPFYVWKNIFQRHELVKYALVPGYLFAGWSFVDALKNKSALWLLMFFVCVLFATVPQKLMEFRYFILPYLLFRLNTSIPSTRKLLLELALYVIVNIVTFYLFLNKAFHWPDSEETQRFMW; this comes from the exons ATGGACAAGTTGGAAGGTTACTATTTCTCTGCTCTGTTCAGTGGATGTTTTTTGTTGTCCAGTGTACTGTTCTCTAAAGTTACCCGAGAGCAGCGGGATCCGTACATGGATGAAATCTTCCACATTCCCCAGGCTCAGCAGTATTGTCAAGGACGTTTTCATCAG TGGGATCCAATGATCACGACCCTGCCTGGCCTGTATCTGACATCTGTCGGCATAGTGAAGCCTGCTGCCTGGCTCTTCGGATGGAGCGGGAGTGTTGTTTGCTCATCTGGAATGCTGCGGTTTATTAACCTCCTTTTTAGTCTTGGCAATCTGTACATGTTCTATTTAATCCTGTGCAGGATCCACACAAAG GTTCCAGCCTCACGAAGAATCTTGTGCACCCTCACGTTGTATCTGTTTCCCActctatatttttttacatttctctATTACACAGACCCTGGGTCAACATTTTTTGTCCTTTTTACCTATATAATGTGCTTGTATGGAAATCACAAAAGTGCAGCTCTTCTTGGGTTTTGCGCCTTGTGCTTTCGTCAGACAAACATTATATGGATAGCCTTTTGTGCTGGAAACATCATTGCTGAAAAGGTGATGGAAGCATGGAGGACGCAGCTGAAAAAGAACGACGAGAAGCCTTCCTCTAAGAAATCCTCACTAGAGACTGTAGAAGCTTTTAAGTTTCTCCTTCACTATTTGCTGAGCCCCCAAAATGTCTTGACCTTGGTCCTATTAACATGGCCTTACATTCTCCTAGTGCTGTGTTTTCTTGGGTTTATGGTAGTTAATGGAGGGATTGTGGTCGGAGACAGAAGTAATCATGAAGCGTGTCTCCATTTTCCCCAgttattttatttcttttctttcACTCTGGTCTTCTCATTTCCAATTTTTACCTCCATACACAAAATAACAGCGTTTGTTAAATCCGTTTGCAGACATCCTCTCCTGTATGGAAGCCTGGCTTGTATATCAGTGTTCCTAATTTGGAGGTTTACATATGTTCACCAGTATTTGCTTGCCGATAATCGCCACTACCCTTTCTATGTCTGGAAGAACATATTCCAGAGGCATGAGCTGGTCAAATATGCACTGGTCCCTGGATATCTTTTTGCAGGTTGGAGCTTTGTGGATGCTCTGAAGAACAAGTCTGCTTTGTGGCTCCTAATGTTTTTTGTTTGCGTGTTATTTGCCACCGTTCCTCAGAAATTAATGGAATTCCGATACTTTATTCTGCCGTACCTCCTCTTCAGACTAAATACATCAATTCCATCCACAAGGAAGCTTCTGCTGGAGCTGGCGCTTTATGTCATTGTCAACATAGTCACGTTTTACTTGTTCTTAAATAAAGCCTTTCACTGGCCAGATAGTGAAGAAACGCAGCGCTTTATGTGGTGA